GCGAGATGCCGAAGATGAGGGCAAGCACGCCCATGATCAGGAAGGACCAGACGGCGATCAGCGCGCTTGCCTGCACGGCCGTCAGGCCCGAGCGGCGGAAAGCATGCGTATAGCTCGCCCACAAGACTGCGCCGGCCGGGAGCAGCAGGAAGCTCGTCCATGGCAGCGAGGCATCTGCAAGGCTGTGCGTGAGCAGGACGAGCACGCCACCGACGATCGCGGCGAGCCCGGCGATGCGGGTGGTATCGGGTCTTTCGCCAAACAGGACGATGCCGATCAGCGCCGCGGCGAGCGGCATCGAGCCGCCGAGCAGGATGCCTGACGAGGCAGCCGGCGTCGAATGAATTGCCAGGGTGGTCAGCAGGAAGAAGACGGCGCCCGAGCCGGACACCATGATCGCCAGCGGATGCAGTGGCAGGGACTTCGGCAGCAGCCCGGTCTTCATCCAGACGGGCGAAAGCACCAGTGCGGGAATTCCGAAGCGGATCAGCCCGATGTCGATCGAGCCGAGCGGCGTTGCGGCGCTGTGGCGGGTGACAAGAAACCATGTCGCCCAGATCAGGACGGTAACAGTGCCGCCGGCATAACCCAGGGCCTGCGATGGCGACTTGTCGTTCGTAAATGCAATGGTGGTCATCGTCCTGTCCCTTCCTTCATCCGGAGCGTTCCGGTCGAGGAAAAGATTAGTCCGAGAGGGCAGGGCATGTCCTTGCTATCTCTGGCTCAAAAATCATGCTACGCGCAATCTTCTGCCAAATGATGCCAACGGGAATCGCGAAAATGCCAAATCTCGATAAATTCGATATCGCCATCCTGAAGTGCCTGCAGGAGGATGCGCGGGCGACCAATGTCGAGATCGCCGAGAAGGTGAACCTTTCGCCATCGCCCTGCCTGCGCCGCATCCGCAATCTCGAACGCTCCGGCATCATCCGCGGCTACACCGCCGATATCGACCGCAAGGAAGTCGGGCTCGGCCTGACGGTCTTCGTCGAGTTCAAGGTCGTCCATCACAGCCGCGAGAATTCCGAGGCGCAGCAAAAGGCGCTGCTCGCCATCCCCGAGATCGTCTCCTGCTTCCTGATTTCGGGCACCGCCGATTTCCTCGCCGAAGTGGTGGTGGAGGATCTTGCCGCCTACGAGCGACTTCTGACCGAAACGCTGTTGACCCTGCCGAATGTCAGCGACATCCGCTCCAACTTCGCCATCCGCAGCATTAAGACGCATGGGCCGTTGAAGCTGCCTGAGGGAAAATAATTTCCCTCGGGCTGGTGCTCGGAGCCTGCCCCTCATCCGCCTGCCGGCACCTTCTCCCCGCTTGCGGGGCGAAGGGACTATGCCGCAACCTCTCCGTCCCTCGCGGACGTCTAGCGTGGCACGTCCCCTCTCCCCGTTTTACGGGGAGAGGGCTAGGGTGAGGGGCATTTTCGCTCTACAGCAGCGTCCCGCTAAGGATGAGCAGCGCCACCGAGAAGTAGATGACGAGCCCGGTGACGTCGACGAGTGTGGCGACGAAGGGGGCCGAGGCGCTGGCCGGATCGAGCCGGAGCTTCTGCAGCACGAAAGGCAGCATCGAGCCGCAGATCGAGCCGAAGGTGACGATCCCGATCAGCGCGGCAAACACCGTGATGGCGACCATCTGCCAGTGCGGGCCATAGTCGTAGAGCCCGGCTGACTGCCAGAAGACGATGCGCGTGAAGCCGACGAGGCCGAGGATCGCGCCGAGCACGATGCCTGTGGGAAGTTCGCGCAGCAGTACCTTCCACCAGTCCGAAAGCTTCAGCTCGCCGAGCGCCAAGGCCCGGATGATCAGCGAGGTCGCCTGCGAACCGGAATTGCCGCCTGAGCTCATGATCAGCGGGATGAACAGCGTCAGCACCACGGCCTTTTCCAGCTCACCTTCGAAATGCTGCATGGCGCTTGCCGTCAGCATCTCGCCGAGGAACAGAGCAGCGAGCCAGCCGGCGCGCTTGCGTATCATGCCGCCAAAGCCGATCTTCATATAGGGCTGGCCGAGCGCCTCCATGCCGCCGAACCTCTGGGCCGCTTCCGTCGTGTCTGAGATCATCGTGTCGATCACATCGTCGACGGTGACGATGCCGAGCATCTGCCCATGCTCGTCGGTGACCGGCAGGGCGAGCAGGTCGTGTTTGCGGATCAGCCGGGCGACATCCTCCTGCTTCATCAGCGGATCGGCCGAAACCGGCGTGCCCTTCTGCGCCACCGTGAGGATGGAAGCATCAGGCTCGCCGGTGATGAGGCGGCGCAGCGTTACCACATGCATGAGCGCATGGCTGATCTCGTCGAGCACATAGATCGCATAGACGGTCTCGCGCGAGCGTTCGACCTGGCGCACATGGTCGAGTGTCTGGGCAACCGTCCAGTTCACCGGCACGCTGACGAACTCCGTCGTCATGATGCCGCCGGCCGTGCGCGGCGGATAGCCCATCAGGTGCTGGATCGCGATGCGCACCGGTTCGTCGAGGCTGGCAAACAGCCGGGCGCGGGTCTCGCCGTCGAGTTCGAGCAGCACGTCGGCGACACGGTCGTTTGACATGCCGTGCAGCAGCCGTGCGGCATCCTCGGCACTGATCAGTGCCAGGATCTCAGCGGCGTTGCGAAGCTCCGGCCGGTCGAGAATATTGACGGCATAGTCGAGCGGCATGCCGGATAGCACGCGGCCGGCATCCTGGACGGTCAGCGCGTTCAACGCATCGACGCGTTCGGCGATCGTTGCACCGCGGCTGTTGTTGATGAAGGCACGGGCGGCATGGCCTGCCCGAAGTGGGAAGCGATTGATGTTCATTGAGGCTCGCCTTTCCGTCGATCCGCCGTAGCGTCCCGAACGGGCGAGCCGACAGGAGTCGGTCAGCGCACGAGGGCCGCGTACGGCAAAGGCAATCGACTGCTACTGTCGCTTGGCATCTGAGTGATGGCTCCGTTAAAATCCGTGGAAGACAAGTGTTATCCACGTGTCATGCTAGGTGGTCCCGAACGCGGAATAAGTCAAGCGGGAGAAATGCTTAACGGCAGAATGTCGCACCTCGCGATGCGACATTCCAGGAGAGGTATTTGCACGGGCGACCGGGTCTCAGAACCCGGCAAGCACCGCCTTGCCCTTCATCCGGCCCGTTTCAACCATCGCATGCGCTTTCTTCAGGTTCGCCGCATTGATCGGGCCGATGGTCTCGGAAAGTGTCGTGCGGATCCTGCCGGCGTCGACGAGCTCGGAAATCCTGTTCAATAGCCTGTGCTGCTCGATCATGTCGGGCGTTTCGAAGAGAGGACGGGTAAACATCAGCTCCCAGTGGATAGAGGCGCTCTTGCGCATGAAGGGAACGACATCGAGGGTCTTCGGATTGTCGATCAATGCGAAGCGGCCCTGCGGCGCGATGACTTCGACGATGTCGCCAATATGGAGGTCGGTGTTCGTCGTCGAGAAGATGAAGCCCGGGGCGCCGATGCCGAGCGCTGCCACCTGCGGCGCGATCGGGCTGGAATGGTCGATGACGTGATGGGCGCCGAGATCCTTCA
This Rhizobium acidisoli DNA region includes the following protein-coding sequences:
- a CDS encoding DMT family transporter, with the translated sequence MTTIAFTNDKSPSQALGYAGGTVTVLIWATWFLVTRHSAATPLGSIDIGLIRFGIPALVLSPVWMKTGLLPKSLPLHPLAIMVSGSGAVFFLLTTLAIHSTPAASSGILLGGSMPLAAALIGIVLFGERPDTTRIAGLAAIVGGVLVLLTHSLADASLPWTSFLLLPAGAVLWASYTHAFRRSGLTAVQASALIAVWSFLIMGVLALIFGISLPQAPLPEIGLQVLSQGILSGLVAMLAYGTAVRTLGGTQAAAFTALTPVLATLGGGFLLGEPIGLTEISAAVITGIGVALSTGIAARHR
- a CDS encoding Lrp/AsnC family transcriptional regulator; the protein is MLRAIFCQMMPTGIAKMPNLDKFDIAILKCLQEDARATNVEIAEKVNLSPSPCLRRIRNLERSGIIRGYTADIDRKEVGLGLTVFVEFKVVHHSRENSEAQQKALLAIPEIVSCFLISGTADFLAEVVVEDLAAYERLLTETLLTLPNVSDIRSNFAIRSIKTHGPLKLPEGK
- the mgtE gene encoding magnesium transporter, whose amino-acid sequence is MNINRFPLRAGHAARAFINNSRGATIAERVDALNALTVQDAGRVLSGMPLDYAVNILDRPELRNAAEILALISAEDAARLLHGMSNDRVADVLLELDGETRARLFASLDEPVRIAIQHLMGYPPRTAGGIMTTEFVSVPVNWTVAQTLDHVRQVERSRETVYAIYVLDEISHALMHVVTLRRLITGEPDASILTVAQKGTPVSADPLMKQEDVARLIRKHDLLALPVTDEHGQMLGIVTVDDVIDTMISDTTEAAQRFGGMEALGQPYMKIGFGGMIRKRAGWLAALFLGEMLTASAMQHFEGELEKAVVLTLFIPLIMSSGGNSGSQATSLIIRALALGELKLSDWWKVLLRELPTGIVLGAILGLVGFTRIVFWQSAGLYDYGPHWQMVAITVFAALIGIVTFGSICGSMLPFVLQKLRLDPASASAPFVATLVDVTGLVIYFSVALLILSGTLL